One window of Cyanobacterium stanieri LEGE 03274 genomic DNA carries:
- a CDS encoding 2Fe-2S iron-sulfur cluster-binding protein, translating into MAKTIKLDPIGTETAIQTNDNLLSGLLKNDLDVMQECGGRGMCSTCHVYIKEGMDSLSPLNRREKRTLEVITTCKMNSRLACQARVIGEGVVVELPSGMYLSQIDDVDALIGRRAQKNILHPISGKILVEEGKLITRSMISQLQNTKGEVNQYLAQTEDVV; encoded by the coding sequence GTGGCAAAAACAATCAAGTTAGATCCTATCGGCACGGAAACAGCAATTCAAACTAATGATAATCTTTTATCGGGTTTGCTAAAAAATGATTTGGATGTAATGCAAGAGTGTGGGGGGCGCGGAATGTGTTCCACTTGTCACGTTTACATCAAGGAGGGAATGGATAGTTTATCTCCCCTTAATCGTCGGGAAAAAAGAACTCTGGAGGTAATTACTACTTGTAAGATGAATTCTCGTCTTGCTTGTCAGGCTAGGGTTATCGGCGAAGGGGTGGTGGTTGAGTTACCTTCGGGGATGTATTTGAGCCAAATTGATGATGTGGATGCTTTAATTGGCAGACGCGCCCAGAAAAATATCCTTCACCCTATTTCTGGCAAAATCTTGGTGGAGGAGGGTAAGTTGATTACTCGTTCGATGATTTCTCAACTACAAAATACGAAGGGTGAGGTTAATCAGTATCTTGCCCAGACGGAAGATGTTGTTTAG
- a CDS encoding tetratricopeptide repeat protein, with amino-acid sequence MDKQVDVLGYVGLGVTALGAIASAVTGQVLPLSVASTIGVGCNVFSRKQSEERLVDGFNGQGEKIESLQGIVEANHGELKEAMVMGKADFGNQVEDLKLSLNERLNNIKDSLDQNVSSLNAETKEIKDIVTNLRQVEVLSQELRVKPDSATFFYERGNSHHKLGNVSGAIADYTEAIKKDGNHAQAYHKRGILYLDSGERQKAVDDLRKASLLYFEKGEIESYHQAREMSKNVHELENHGNGSNGKVLIGAKLFS; translated from the coding sequence ATGGATAAGCAAGTTGATGTTTTGGGTTATGTGGGTTTGGGTGTTACTGCTTTAGGGGCGATCGCCTCGGCGGTTACTGGTCAAGTATTGCCTTTGTCTGTGGCTTCTACCATTGGGGTTGGTTGTAATGTTTTTAGCCGTAAGCAGTCTGAGGAAAGATTGGTTGATGGTTTTAATGGTCAAGGGGAAAAAATTGAGTCTTTACAAGGTATTGTGGAGGCTAACCATGGGGAGTTAAAAGAAGCTATGGTTATGGGTAAGGCTGATTTTGGTAATCAGGTGGAGGATTTGAAACTTAGTCTTAATGAGCGTTTGAATAATATTAAGGATAGTTTGGATCAAAATGTTAGTAGCTTAAATGCTGAGACTAAGGAAATAAAAGATATCGTGACTAATTTACGACAAGTGGAAGTATTATCTCAGGAGTTACGGGTTAAGCCTGATTCTGCTACTTTCTTCTATGAAAGGGGAAATAGTCATCATAAGTTGGGTAATGTCTCAGGGGCGATCGCTGATTATACTGAAGCTATTAAGAAAGATGGTAATCATGCCCAAGCCTATCATAAGAGGGGTATTTTGTACCTAGATTCTGGAGAAAGACAAAAGGCGGTGGACGATTTACGCAAGGCTTCTTTGTTGTATTTTGAAAAAGGAGAAATTGAAAGTTATCACCAAGCTAGGGAGATGAGTAAAAATGTTCATGAGTTGGAAAATCATGGCAATGGTAGTAATGGTAAAGTGTTAATTGGTGCAAAGTTATTTTCTTAA
- a CDS encoding 4'-phosphopantetheinyl transferase family protein, translated as MLDLFLLNTNNFSSDLTYFKSLLSPDELDKIERFKNKLQGDRTCIARANLRIILSKHLNINPDKIIFNYNQKGKPFLKDYSNLYFNLSHTDNWIIYGISNQLIGVDIENISKQVKFKQLAQRFFCPSEYALIDQVKPENEAQLFYTFWTAKEAYLKAIGEGLSGGLDSIELSYNFLSENVEITSAKIREEWQIKNCKINDNYLVSVAVKSKDELPDNLTIKEFETQ; from the coding sequence ATGCTTGACCTTTTTTTATTGAATACTAATAATTTTTCCTCGGATTTAACCTATTTTAAATCTCTTTTATCGCCAGATGAATTAGATAAAATTGAACGTTTTAAGAATAAATTACAGGGCGATCGCACCTGCATCGCTAGGGCAAATTTAAGAATTATTTTAAGTAAACATCTCAATATAAATCCAGATAAAATTATCTTTAATTATAATCAAAAAGGAAAACCATTTTTAAAAGATTATTCTAATTTATATTTTAATTTATCCCATACTGATAATTGGATAATTTACGGAATTTCCAATCAATTAATCGGGGTAGATATAGAAAATATTAGTAAACAAGTAAAGTTTAAACAACTAGCTCAAAGATTTTTTTGCCCCTCAGAATATGCCCTTATTGACCAAGTAAAGCCCGAAAATGAAGCACAACTATTCTATACCTTCTGGACTGCCAAGGAAGCCTATTTAAAAGCTATTGGCGAGGGATTATCTGGGGGATTGGATAGTATCGAATTAAGTTATAATTTCCTAAGTGAAAATGTGGAAATTACTTCGGCGAAAATCAGGGAAGAATGGCAGATAAAAAACTGTAAGATTAATGATAATTATTTGGTTTCTGTGGCGGTAAAAAGTAAAGATGAATTACCTGATAATTTGACAATTAAAGAGTTTGAAACACAATAA
- the atpC gene encoding ATP synthase F1 subunit epsilon → MTLTVRVITPDKTVWDQDAQEVILPSGSGQLGILTDHAPLLTNLDIGVLRVRTEKDWKSIAVMGGFAEVENNEVKVLVNGAELGESIDKETAKADLETAENELKSANSGGDRLAQIKANSNYKKARARLQATNN, encoded by the coding sequence ATGACTTTAACAGTAAGGGTAATTACTCCTGATAAGACTGTCTGGGATCAGGATGCTCAAGAGGTTATCTTACCTAGTGGCAGTGGACAGTTAGGAATTTTGACCGATCATGCTCCTCTTTTGACTAACCTTGATATTGGGGTTTTGAGAGTGCGCACCGAGAAGGATTGGAAATCTATCGCTGTAATGGGTGGTTTTGCTGAGGTGGAAAATAACGAAGTAAAAGTTCTTGTTAATGGTGCTGAGTTAGGGGAATCCATCGATAAGGAAACTGCTAAGGCTGACTTGGAAACTGCTGAAAATGAGTTAAAATCTGCAAACTCTGGGGGCGATCGCCTCGCACAAATCAAAGCTAATTCTAACTATAAAAAAGCTAGAGCTAGACTTCAGGCAACCAATAATTAA